One window from the genome of Sebastes umbrosus isolate fSebUmb1 chromosome 12, fSebUmb1.pri, whole genome shotgun sequence encodes:
- the gata6 gene encoding transcription factor GATA-6, translating to MDLAENSWSMVKREVTSSPGSPAEQQTSYLSGGGGGDSSRRDGPTSDELRTPPIIDLDSLGHHHHRRSDNSSRSTLHSYVHFGHHNNTLSNVEDIPLFTDLDQGGGKLVHCKASLLVDPSDMYQTLAIAAAQSQTGYDSSSGGYNMHSNPNSPVYVPSSRVGPMIPSLSYLQASSSSQPSHSVWSQAAPESPSYGTGSPHTSSRFHYPPSPPMNTGTPTTSYSNTRDQYGLSRPLSATYSSPYSPYVAPQLTQLPSPWTTGGHFDNTMLHTLQSRGAPFVRGPNGVTDILDDMGEGRECVNCGSISTPLWRRDGTGHFLCNACGLYSKMNGLSRPLIKPQKRTSTSRRIGLSCANCQTSTTTLWRRNAEGEPVCNACGLYTKLHGVPRPLAMKKEGIQTRKRKPKTLNKAKGSSGNNNSVSMTPTSTSSSNSEDCSKTSSPSGQVSGVSSSVLSSSGEGTGSGSAVKYPGQDSLYTSVGLSQPSDVAAVRGEPWCPMALA from the exons ATGGACCTGGCCGAAAACAGCTGGTCCATGGTCAAGCGAGAAGTCACCAGCAGCCCAGGGTCCCCGGCTGAGCAGCAGACCTCCTACCTGtctggtggtggaggtggagacaGCAGCAGGAGGGACGGTCCCACCTCGGACGAGCTGAGGACACCTCCGATCATCGACCTCGACTCTCTgggacaccaccaccaccgccgctCCGACAACAGCAGCAGATCAACACTACACTCCTACGTTCACTTCGGTCACCATAACAACACCCTTAGCAACGTGGAGGACATCCCGCTGTTTACGGATCTAGACCAGGGAGGAGGTAAACTGGTCCACTGTAAGGCGAGTCTGCTGGTGGACCCATCCGACATGTACCAGACGCTGGCTATAGCTGCAGCGCAGAGCCAGACTGGATATGATTCCTCCTCTGGTGGTTATAACATGCACTCCAACCCAAACTCCCCGGTGTACGTGCCCAGCTCCAGGGTGGGCCCCATGATCCCCAGCCTGTCCTACCTGCAGGCCAGCAGCTCTTCTCAGCCGAGCCACTCGGTGTGGTCGCAGGCGGCTCCGGAGAGCCCGTCGTACGGCACCGGGAGTCCGCACACCTCCAGTCGGTTCCACTATCCTCCCAGTCCGCCCATGAACACCGGGACGCCCACTACCAGCTACTCTAACACCCGGGACCAGTACGGCCTCTCTCGGCCTCTCAGCGCGACCTACTCGAGCCCCTACTCTCCTTATGTTGCACCGCAGCTCACACAGCTGCCCTCGCCGTGGACGACAGGGGGACATTTCGACAACACCATGCTGCACACCTTGCAGAGCAGAGGGGCGCCCTTTGTTAGAGGGCCAAACGGAG ttaCAGATATTCTGGACGACATGGGTGAAGGCAGAGAGTGTGTGAACTGCGGCTCCATCTCCACGCCGCTTTGGAGGCGCGACGGCACCGGACACTTTCTCTGCAACGCCTGCGGCCTCTACAGCAAGATGAACGGACTCAGCCGGCCATTAATTAAACCACAGAAACGGACG TCAACCTCCAGAAGAATCGGCCTGTCCTGCGCGAACTGTCAGACCAGCACGACCACTTTGTGGCGCAGGAACGCGGAGGGAGAGCCGGTGTGTAACGCTTGTGGTCTCTACACTAAACTGCATGGG GTTCCTCGTCCTCTCGCCATGAAGAAAGAGGGAATCcagacaagaaaaagaaaacccaaGACCTTGAATAAAGCAAAGGGATCCTCTG gaaataacAACTCTGTCTCTATGACTCCCACATCTACATCTTCATCTAATTCAGAAGACTGCTCGAAAACCAGCTCTCCCTCTGGACAGGTGTCAGGG GTCAGTTCGTCCGTGCTGTCCAGCTCAGGGGAGGGAACCGGCTCTGGCTCGGCGGTGAAGTACCCGGGACAGGACAGCCTGTACACCAGCGTGGGTCTGTCCCAGCCATCAGATGTAGCTGCAGTGAGGGGGGAACCCTGGTGCCCCATGGCCTTAGCCTGA